A segment of the Catenulispora sp. EB89 genome:
CCGGCGGAGACCGGTGCGGCCAACCAGCAGGTGCTGCCGGATGTGCAGTTCATCCCGCAGGTCCTGGCCCAGCGGGTGCCCGGCGTGACGGGTGCGAACGTGCCGCCGAACCTGCCCGCCTACCAGCGTGAACGTATCGCCGAGGTCTTCGACGAACTCGGCGCCACCACGTCGGTCACCTACGACGACCCGACGGTGAACCCCAATACCGGCAAAAGCAACTACGCTCCGCTGGGTTGTACCGCACCGCCCACGGTGACACCGGACTGGCACAACACCCAGTTGTGTTACCCCGAATACTGGACCGCGCCAGGGACCAGCGGCCCGTTCACGGACTGGTTCCAGAAGTACGTGGTGACCGGAATCAGCACCCAAGACAACACCCACGCTGCGAATGTTCCGGCGCCGGTGACCACCGCCACCTACACCTATGGCAGTAGCACCTCCAGCATCTACAACACTGCGGCCTCCAACGGTGCCGGTGCGGCGTGGCACTCCAACGACTCGGAGTTGCTGACCGATCCCAACTCCCGCACCTACGACCAGTACCGCGGCTTCGCGGTGGTAACCACGACCACCGGCTCCTCCACCGATGCCCCCGGGCATCCGCAGACCCAATCCATCACCACGTATCTGCGGGGTATGGATCAGGACCCGGATAAGGCTGCGGCCGCGGCGGGGTCCTGTACCTCCGGGACGTTGACGGTGGTGAAGGACTGCACCCCATTCAACTTCACCGATGACTTGTCGGGGGTGGCCACCCGCGACGACAACGCCCTGGCCGGCACAGTCTTCGAAAGCCAGACCGTCGACACTGTTGCCAACAAGGTGTATTCCACCGTCGCCACCGTGCCGTGGATGTCCACCGCGATCGCGCAGCACACCCGCATCAGCCCCCTGCCGACGCTGCGCTCCTTCCAACTGGGTACGGCCCGCAGCATCACCTCCATGCCAATGTCCACCGGCGGCAACCAGGTCACCGAAGACCGGTACTGGCACGAGCAGTCACTCGGCGGCGCCGTCATCGCCACCGACACCCTGCCGGCCAACGTCGCCGACGGCAGCGCCGAGGTGTGCACCAACACCGGGTATGCCCCTGCGGATCCGTCCAAGCCGTGGATGATCGGCTATACCAACCAGACCGTGACCACGGCGGCTCCGTGCGCGTTCACCTCTCCGGTGTATTCCGGTGAGCCGCCGGCGGCGCAGGCCACCGGTGCGGTGTTGTTGGCAACCCGTGACTACTACGACAACGGCACTACCTGGCCGACCACTGTGTTGCATGGCGACGTGACGCGTACCGAGGCCCAGATCGACCATGCGTCCCCGCCTACGTGGCAGATGCGCTCCACCGCCGCCTTCGACGGCTACGGCCGCGCTGTCGCCACATCCGACGCCGCCGGCTCGCAGACCACCACCACCTATACCCCGGCCACTGGTGTGTTGCCGACGGATCTGACGGTGACGGCCCCCGCGCCGCTCGCTGGTGGTGCTGGATGGGTCACCAAGACTCACTTCGACCCGACCCGTGCACTGCCGCTGTCGGTCACGGACGCCAACGGCCGTGTCACCAACGTCAGCTATGACGCCTTGGGCCGCACCTCGGCGGTGTGGCTGCCCGGCCGGCCCTATACCCCTGGCGGTAGTAGCAACCCGCTGCCGAACAGCCGGTTCTCCTACACCGTCAACGGCATCGCCCCCGGGGTGACCACCACCACGATCCCGGCCACGGTCCCGCCCTCCATGGTCGAAACCGACAACCTGCTGGAGGACGGCACCTACGGGGTGTCGACCACGTTGCTGGACTCCCTGGGTCGCACCCGCCAAACTCAGGCGACGCCGCCGTCGGATGACCACGGCCGGGTCGTCACCGACACCACGTACGACAGTGCCGGACGCGTCGAAGCGGTCTCAGGGCCCTACTACGACTCCACCACCAGCCCGTCCGGGTCGATGTGGATCCCGGCCAGCCAGTCCGCGATACCCAGCCAAACCCAGACCCAATACGACGGACTGGGCCGCACCATCAACTCCATCGCGGTCGCCTCCGGGGCCGAGTTGTGGCGCACCCACACCGACTACCCCGGTGCCGATCGCACCGATGTGACACCTCCGGCCGGGGGGTCGCGTACCTCCACCTTCACCAACAGCCGCGGCAAGACCACCGCGCTGTACACCTACCACTCGGGTGTGGCCTTCGGCACCGTCGACGCTGCCGACGCCGACGCTCTCACCTATACCTACGACCTGCTGGGAAACCTGACCGAGGTCGATCAGCGCGCGGACAAGACCGGCGACGTCAACAAGTGGACGTTCGGCTACAACATGCTCAGCCAGAAGACCCAGGCCGGTGACCCCGATGCCGGGAACTCCAGCTACGGCTACGACGTCAACGGCAACCTGCAAACCGTCACCACCGCCATCGGCACCCCGGTGCAGAAGTCGTTGTTCTACACCTACGACCTGCAGAACCGACGCACCGCCGAATACGCCGGGACATCCACCAGCGGAACCGAGCAGGCGTCCTGGTCCTTCGACAACGTCCCGGCCCTGACCGCCGCACAGTCCCTGGCGAACCCGGGCTCCGACATGCTGGGCAACCTCGGCCGGGCCGCCGGCTCCATCCGGTACAGCTCCAGCGGCCAGAAGTACACCGAGTCGGTCAGTGGTTTCGACGCTTCCGGCAACCCGCTGAGCAGCAGCGTGAAGATCCCCAACGCTGACGGCAACGGTGCCCTGGCCGGGACCTACACCACCACCAACCACTACACGGCACTTGGCCAGCTGACCAGCACGAATCTCCCCACCGGCGGGGACCTGCAGCCGGACACGATCGGCAATGGCTATGACGTGCACGGTCTGCTGGTCGGTACCACCGACTCCTACGCCGACCTGCTCATCGACTCCGCCTACAGCCAGTTCGGCGAGCCGGAGCGCCGGGTCATGGGCGACTACCCCAACCAGGTCGTCCAGGACACCATCTACGACCAGCCCACCCGCCGCGTCACCAACTCCACGGTCTCCCAGCTGGCCTGGACCGCACCGATCGACACCACCACCTACACCTACGACCCCGCCGGCCACATCACCGCCGCAGTCGACATCCAAGGCAAGGCAGCCTCCTACAACAGCACCACCGGGATCGCCACCGCGAACGTGTCGACGGATGCTGAGTGCTACCACTACGACTACGCCGGACGCCTGGACGCGGCCTGGTCCGACACCGGCGCCGTGAACACCTCGCTGATCACGGTGGTCAACGGCCAAACCCAAACCACCACCACGCCGCTGAACGGCACCAACTTCGGCTCCGTCAGCTACCCCGGCGGCGCTCCCGGCGGCTCCGGACAAGCCAACACCACCACCGCCCCCACCACCGGCGGTCTCGGCTCCTGCGCCAACGTCGCACCCACCGCCGGCGCCACCGCCACTTGGCAGATCGGCGGCCCCGAGCCCTACGCGCAGGTGTTCGGCTACGACGCCTACACCGGCAACCGCACCCAGGAAACCGACTACAACACCACCGGTGCGGTGACCAACACCAGCAACTACAGCTACAACGCCCCCGGCACCAACCAGCCCCACGTCCTGAACAAGGTCACCCACAGCGCCGGGAACACGGCCGATCAGTACCAATATGACGCCGCAGGCAACACGACAGTGCGTGCCGTCGCCGGCCAACCCACCCAGAACCTGTCCTGGGACGCCGAAAACCGGCTGTCCGGTGACACCGACGGCTCCGGTGCCGCAGCCGCATACCTCTACGATGCCGACGGCAACCAGCTGATTCGCCGCGACGCCAGCACCGCAACCCTCTACCTCGGTACCACCGAGCTGCACCTGGACCTGGCACACAACACCGTTACCGGCGATCGCTATTTCGCCTACTCCGGTGCCCCCACCGTCGTGGAATCCGGCGGTGCCACACCGCACTTGTCCTACGAGGCCGGGAACCCGCAGGGCACCGCGTCCACCACCATCGACGCCTCACCCACTACCGCCGACCAGGCCGTCACCGCCCGCCGCGCCTACACACCCTTCAACACCCCCCGCGGCACCAGCCAACCCAACACCTTCGGCACGTTCCTCGACGACCACACCTTCCTCGGCAAAACCACCGACGGCAGCACCGGTCTCGTCGATATGGGAGCCCGCAAGTACGACCCCGCAACCGGACGCTTCATCTCCATCGACCCTCTGTTCCAAGCCACCAGCCCGCAGGACATCGGCGGCTACGTCTACGGCGGCGACGACCCCACAGACGTCACCGACCCCACCGGCCTTGGCCACTGGACCGACACCAGCAACCCTGCTGCGACCAAGACCAACGACCCGCAGCCCAAGACCAACTGCCCCGGTTCCCAAGCCGACGATGGATCGTGCGCGCCACCGCCCCCGGCGTCGAACAAGAACAGCACGGATGCCATGAACGTGGCCGCCAAGCTGACGGCCAAGCAGAAAGCGGACATCCAGAAACACATAAACCTTGCGAAGAGCCTGTATCCCACCACCTGGTACGTTCCCGGGACCGATGCTTATCGAGGTTTGGCAGAGTACCTTCGGCATGACATCTACGGCGGTCCGACATGGAAGGATTTCTGGGACGCAGCCAAGGGGCCCGGCGCGGCGATGCTCGTGGCAGTCGTTGGCGTCGCGCTCTGCCCAGCCTCCGCAGGGGTGACCTGTACGGTGGCGGTTGGTGCAGCAAGTGCGTTCGCAGGGCAGTGCGCCACTAATTGCTCGGATAGAACGAGCCTGGTGATCAGTACCCTGGCCGGCGCGGTCACTGCCGGTGCATTTGCCAAAGCCGGCGATCTCTTTGACGGCATGGCTTCTGACGCCATGTCTGGCTGCGACAGCTTCGTCGGCGGCACAGAAGTGCTCATGGCCGACGGGCGAGTCAAACCCATCCAAGATGTCCGGATCGGCGACGATATAGCGAACACGCAGCCGGGCCAGAAGGTGACCGAGCATCATGTGGTCACTGCGATCCACGTTACCGATACAGACCGTGACTACACCACTCTCACGATCGAATCGGGATCGAAAGCCGGATCTGTAACCGGAACCTCGCACCACATCTTCTACGACATTTCGAATCACGCGTGGACGCCTGCCGACCACCTCATGGTCGGAGACAAGCTCCAAACCCCTGACGGCGGCCTTGCCATCGTCACAGCAGTCCGCAACTTCGTCCAGACCGAGCGCACGTACAACCTGACCGTCGACGGTCTGCACACGTACTATGTGGTCGCGGGGGACACGCCGCTGCTGGTGCACAACTGCCCCGATGGTGTGCCGGCACCGACCGTCGCGCAGGCGACTGTCGCCGAGAGGGATGCGGCGATTACGGTCGCAGCAAGTCACGGTACAACGCTCGGCAATCTGGGCAGAGGCGTCGGGGGTGCAAACGCGGGCGAGGGCGGATTCAGATTGTGGGACAACCAAGACGGCAGTCTCGCATTGATGACCCAAGACCAGTTGGACGCGGTTCGCGGCTCGGGCTATACGCCCGAAGAGATCAAGGTCTTCGCTGACTACTTCAGTAAGGTTTCGGATGCATCCGATGCTCGCGGAAACCCGAACCCGAGTGCCCAGCAGCGGGCTGATCTGTTGAATTGGTACATCGATAGCTGGGGAAACAAATGATCAGGTTCGATATCGTCGCCGACAGCGGTGAGCCGCTGACGATCCAGTTCGAGCCGGCGGCGAATGAGCTGGTGCTTGAGCCTGGCGACAAGATCACGATCGAATGGCCGGACTGGGATGGAAGGACGGAGGGCGCCTTTTATTACCGGGCCGGGAAGGTGGTGATTCTGGAGCCCAGCGCCAAGCGGGGGGAGTGGCCGAGGGTATGGAACTCTCAAGGCGAAGAAATTACCTACTGATTGGCCGCGTCTTCGCTGATCCTGGCTGACTGGCTATTCGTGATTTGCTCAAAGCGAGCCGGCTTGTCTGTCGAGTCATAACACGTCGGGTCCTCCGGATCGTTCCGGAGGACCCGACGTGCGCTGGTCTCGGTTGAGGGCGGCACGGCCCCCAGCACGAAGACGCCATCCGGCACCGGGCCCCTGACTGTCTCGGCACTTGGCTGACTGATTCATGGCTCTGGTCGTTCGACCGCTCTGCCGATACGACAGCTGGACATTTGACCGGCCGCGGCCCCGCTGTGCCGAACCACGTTCGTTTCCGCGCGGAGTCGCGCGCGCATTCCGGCCATTCGATCGGCTCGGGCCCGCTCGGGCCGTCGGATGCCCGATGGTGGGATCACCGAAGCGGTCATTCGTCCGAGAGGCGGTTCCTTCCATGCCTGGGTTCCCGCAGTGGCCTGATCACGAGGCGGTTCTCATCCGGACCGGCGTGCGTTCCGGGCTGCCGGTGGTCATTGCGATGCACTCCTCGGTGCTCGGGCCGTCGGCCGGGGGGTGTCGGATCTGGCGGTATTCGCGGTGGCAGGACGGGTTGGAGGATGCGCTGCGGTTGTCGGCGGCGATGACGGCCAAGTTCGCGGCGGCGGGGTTGGCGCGGGGCGGTGGCAAGACGGTGGTGGCGATGCCGGAGGGGTACGAGCTCACGCCCGAGCGCAAGCGCGGGATCCTGCACGATGTCGGCGACGCCGTCGAATCGCTCGGCGGACGGTATGCGACCGCGCCTGACGTCGGTACGTCGCCGCAGGACATGGTGGTGATCGGGGAGCGGACCGGCCACGTGTTCTGTAAGCCGGCTGAGTACGGTGGCAGTGGGGGTTCCTCGCTGGCCACGGCGGAGGGGAGCGTCGCGGCGTTGCGGGCGGTCGCGGTGCGGTTGAACGGTGGCGGTGGCGGTGGCGGTGGCAACGGTTCGTCGCGTGAGCTGGACGATTTGAGCGGCCTGCGCGTGGCGGTTGTCGGGCTCGGCAGCGTCGGCGCACGTATCACGGCCCTGCTTTCCGAAGCCGGTGCCGATCTCGTGCTCAGCGACATCGACGCGAGCAAGAAAGACCTCGCAGATGGCCTCGGCGCACAATGGCACGGCGATCCGCACCAGGCGCTGACCGCGGACGTCGACATCCTCGTCCCGGCCGCGCTCGGCGGCGTGCTCACCGGGGAGATCGTCCCCGACCTGCGGTGTCGGGCGATCGTGGGACCGGCCAACAACCAGCTCGCCGTTCCGGATGTCGTTGACGCGCTGCACAAACGCGGCATCGCCTGGGTCCCGGACTACATCGCGAGCGCCGGAGGCGTGATCCACGCGATCACCGTGGAGTTGGACAAGCGCTCCGAAGACGAGGCGCAGCAACGGGTTCGCGGTATCGAGGACACCGTCGCCGAGCTGCTGCAGAGTGCTGATACGCGGGGTGTGACGCTCGCGGTGGTCGCGGAAGAATTGGTGCGCTCCCGGCTCGGTGCCGCTGCGGACCGCTGAGCCGGCCAGGGTGCCCGAGTGCCAGGATCGGAGAATGGATCACCTCGACGCGGAGATCGTCCGCCTCCTGCAAGCCGATGCCCGCCGGTCGAATCGCGAACTGGCCCGTACGCTCGGTGTCGCGCCCTCGACCTGCCTGGAGCGCGTCAGATCCCTGACGCGCCGGGGCGTGATCCGCGGCTACCACGCCGAGATCGACACCGCGGCCCTCAACCGGGGGGTGCAGGCGCTGGTCGCGGTGCAGATCAGGCCGCTGAGTCGGAGCGTGATCGACGCCTTCTCCGACTTCGCCTCGGGGTTGCCGGAGGTGCTCAGTACGTTCGTGCTGTCCGGCGGGGACGACTTCGTGCTGCACGTCGGTGTGCCCGACCTGGATCGGCTGCATGTGTTCCTGACCGACCGGATCGCCAAGCGGCGTGAGGTCACCGGGTTCCGGACGTCGGTGATCTTCAAGCAGGTGCATCAGGCGGTGCCGGAGCGGTTGCCGGACTGACGCGCGGGCGGCTTCGGCCCCGGGATCCCGCGGCTCAGCCCAGTAGCGCGATGCACGCCGCGGTGCCGGCGAGCACGATCATCGCCAGGACGATCAGCATGATCTCCTTGTTGCTGACGATGCTCACGTCGACGCTCTGCTGAGCCTTGGGCTTCTGGGACGCCATGCTTGATGCCTTTCGCAGGTCGATATCGCGGCAACACTAGCCTGGTGACTTGTGGGGCTCGCAGTCGGGGCCGGAGCGGGCCACGGCGGTCGCGCCTCCTCGCGCGGCGGGCCACGGCGGCGGCCCCTCCTCGCGCGGCGGGCGCCGACGGTCGCGCCTCCTCACCCCGTCTTCGGCTCCCGCACCGAGTTGCGCAGCCAGGACAGTGCCGCGGCCACCAGGCACAGCCCGATGATCATCAACGCCCAGAAGAACACCAGGAAGTCGGCCAGCGTCCCGACCGGCGGTGTGTTGGGCATGCCGTTGCGGATGCCGGGGATCGCGAACAGTGTCGCGGCCAGTGCCGCCAGCGTCGTGAACTCCACCTTTCGCAGCCGGATCGCGCGCACGACCATCGCGACGTTCACCACCACCAGCAGGCCCAGCACGGTCATCAGGCCGAAAGCCATGATCAGTACCGAGCTGGAGCGGCGCGCGTTGACGTCCAGGATCACGTCGCCGGGTGCCGCGTCGGGGGAGACGGCCGGGGTCAGGGCCCAGTCGTCGGAGGAGGAGACCCAGTCCGTCCGTACCGGGACCGGGGCGCCGTTCTGATCGCGGACGTGCAGGTCCAGGGTGAAGGAGTGGCGGTCGACCGGGTAGGTGTCGGTCTCGCCGACGGCGTCCAGGGTGGCGTCGGACGTCGGGATCACCTGGCCCGCGGTGTACTGCTGCTTCTTCGCGCCGCCGACGTCGTCGACGAGTACGGACAGTGGCTTGGCCAGCTCGTTGTGCTCGGGGCCGGCCCAGGAGCCGGTCGGGGTGAAGTTCAGCCGCATCTTGTAGGAGTTCATGACCGGGTCGACCGTCAGCATCGTCGCCTGCAGGGTCAGGCCGCCGTCGGCACCGGCGCCGCCGACCGGGGCGAAGGTCTCCCGGCGCGCGCCGCCGGAGTGCACGAAGCCGACGATGACGTAGGCGT
Coding sequences within it:
- a CDS encoding RHS repeat-associated core domain-containing protein translates to MRFDRARRRRRERVVAVVAIAALGVGVLSSPSNGATPAPPKSKSSLVKYNGKARTLDSTVAGAAWKPSPIKAPARPKALDLAASQFPAAATADVAVAARTSTKTTQDSNSTASGLVQASGTPVLVGAPASQAARSAASAAGLGADAAAVAAPAKVTVNVADHAAATAAGVDGVVVSVARSDGQTGPASVAVGLDYSTFARAFGGDLPDRLQLVALPSCALSTPKVAACRTQTPVKFVNDGAGKKLTATVTLPGAAAVSSHSTASTSASTPKPQAMVLAATSAPAGSTGSYSATSLSASNGWGEGGDSGSFTYSYPITMPPALGGGAPSVALSYDSGSVDGKTAVENSQPSWIGDGWDYSPGYIERTYTPCAKAMPTAYPTSSDNCFARDKSGNLLPSLTMSFGAHGGQLVPTNSSNTSFVLPTDDGTRVDVLYGQLNNGTRGGEFYRVRSPDGSVAFFGAEILPDSSAVTAAPGSTVPGSSGLVDGSAWIEPVFNDTAASGCQDPTKVTNPQPAGSNCMQAWRWNVDYVIDAHTNVTRYSYLDETNYYGFGTAKSPNWYVRGGVLSEIDYGFQLGDLQNGATPTPAASVSFTTATRCVDPNTDDAYASTYGKGAPGCGGASFDTVASASMVDTPVDLNCPSTGTANNQCQIQSPSFWSSRRLASIVTQVAVNGTLQPVDHWDLFNQFHTLDTANSPMWLAAIRRCAASAVGSNGVCPAETGAANQQVLPDVQFIPQVLAQRVPGVTGANVPPNLPAYQRERIAEVFDELGATTSVTYDDPTVNPNTGKSNYAPLGCTAPPTVTPDWHNTQLCYPEYWTAPGTSGPFTDWFQKYVVTGISTQDNTHAANVPAPVTTATYTYGSSTSSIYNTAASNGAGAAWHSNDSELLTDPNSRTYDQYRGFAVVTTTTGSSTDAPGHPQTQSITTYLRGMDQDPDKAAAAAGSCTSGTLTVVKDCTPFNFTDDLSGVATRDDNALAGTVFESQTVDTVANKVYSTVATVPWMSTAIAQHTRISPLPTLRSFQLGTARSITSMPMSTGGNQVTEDRYWHEQSLGGAVIATDTLPANVADGSAEVCTNTGYAPADPSKPWMIGYTNQTVTTAAPCAFTSPVYSGEPPAAQATGAVLLATRDYYDNGTTWPTTVLHGDVTRTEAQIDHASPPTWQMRSTAAFDGYGRAVATSDAAGSQTTTTYTPATGVLPTDLTVTAPAPLAGGAGWVTKTHFDPTRALPLSVTDANGRVTNVSYDALGRTSAVWLPGRPYTPGGSSNPLPNSRFSYTVNGIAPGVTTTTIPATVPPSMVETDNLLEDGTYGVSTTLLDSLGRTRQTQATPPSDDHGRVVTDTTYDSAGRVEAVSGPYYDSTTSPSGSMWIPASQSAIPSQTQTQYDGLGRTINSIAVASGAELWRTHTDYPGADRTDVTPPAGGSRTSTFTNSRGKTTALYTYHSGVAFGTVDAADADALTYTYDLLGNLTEVDQRADKTGDVNKWTFGYNMLSQKTQAGDPDAGNSSYGYDVNGNLQTVTTAIGTPVQKSLFYTYDLQNRRTAEYAGTSTSGTEQASWSFDNVPALTAAQSLANPGSDMLGNLGRAAGSIRYSSSGQKYTESVSGFDASGNPLSSSVKIPNADGNGALAGTYTTTNHYTALGQLTSTNLPTGGDLQPDTIGNGYDVHGLLVGTTDSYADLLIDSAYSQFGEPERRVMGDYPNQVVQDTIYDQPTRRVTNSTVSQLAWTAPIDTTTYTYDPAGHITAAVDIQGKAASYNSTTGIATANVSTDAECYHYDYAGRLDAAWSDTGAVNTSLITVVNGQTQTTTTPLNGTNFGSVSYPGGAPGGSGQANTTTAPTTGGLGSCANVAPTAGATATWQIGGPEPYAQVFGYDAYTGNRTQETDYNTTGAVTNTSNYSYNAPGTNQPHVLNKVTHSAGNTADQYQYDAAGNTTVRAVAGQPTQNLSWDAENRLSGDTDGSGAAAAYLYDADGNQLIRRDASTATLYLGTTELHLDLAHNTVTGDRYFAYSGAPTVVESGGATPHLSYEAGNPQGTASTTIDASPTTADQAVTARRAYTPFNTPRGTSQPNTFGTFLDDHTFLGKTTDGSTGLVDMGARKYDPATGRFISIDPLFQATSPQDIGGYVYGGDDPTDVTDPTGLGHWTDTSNPAATKTNDPQPKTNCPGSQADDGSCAPPPPASNKNSTDAMNVAAKLTAKQKADIQKHINLAKSLYPTTWYVPGTDAYRGLAEYLRHDIYGGPTWKDFWDAAKGPGAAMLVAVVGVALCPASAGVTCTVAVGAASAFAGQCATNCSDRTSLVISTLAGAVTAGAFAKAGDLFDGMASDAMSGCDSFVGGTEVLMADGRVKPIQDVRIGDDIANTQPGQKVTEHHVVTAIHVTDTDRDYTTLTIESGSKAGSVTGTSHHIFYDISNHAWTPADHLMVGDKLQTPDGGLAIVTAVRNFVQTERTYNLTVDGLHTYYVVAGDTPLLVHNCPDGVPAPTVAQATVAERDAAITVAASHGTTLGNLGRGVGGANAGEGGFRLWDNQDGSLALMTQDQLDAVRGSGYTPEEIKVFADYFSKVSDASDARGNPNPSAQQRADLLNWYIDSWGNK
- a CDS encoding Lrp/AsnC family transcriptional regulator, which translates into the protein MDHLDAEIVRLLQADARRSNRELARTLGVAPSTCLERVRSLTRRGVIRGYHAEIDTAALNRGVQALVAVQIRPLSRSVIDAFSDFASGLPEVLSTFVLSGGDDFVLHVGVPDLDRLHVFLTDRIAKRREVTGFRTSVIFKQVHQAVPERLPD
- a CDS encoding Glu/Leu/Phe/Val dehydrogenase dimerization domain-containing protein — translated: MHSSVLGPSAGGCRIWRYSRWQDGLEDALRLSAAMTAKFAAAGLARGGGKTVVAMPEGYELTPERKRGILHDVGDAVESLGGRYATAPDVGTSPQDMVVIGERTGHVFCKPAEYGGSGGSSLATAEGSVAALRAVAVRLNGGGGGGGGNGSSRELDDLSGLRVAVVGLGSVGARITALLSEAGADLVLSDIDASKKDLADGLGAQWHGDPHQALTADVDILVPAALGGVLTGEIVPDLRCRAIVGPANNQLAVPDVVDALHKRGIAWVPDYIASAGGVIHAITVELDKRSEDEAQQRVRGIEDTVAELLQSADTRGVTLAVVAEELVRSRLGAAADR
- a CDS encoding DUF4436 family protein: MTSTSPTKSGRNRVPAAIAALALLTAAYAYVIVGFVHSGGARRETFAPVGGAGADGGLTLQATMLTVDPVMNSYKMRLNFTPTGSWAGPEHNELAKPLSVLVDDVGGAKKQQYTAGQVIPTSDATLDAVGETDTYPVDRHSFTLDLHVRDQNGAPVPVRTDWVSSSDDWALTPAVSPDAAPGDVILDVNARRSSSVLIMAFGLMTVLGLLVVVNVAMVVRAIRLRKVEFTTLAALAATLFAIPGIRNGMPNTPPVGTLADFLVFFWALMIIGLCLVAAALSWLRNSVREPKTG